A genomic region of Arachis stenosperma cultivar V10309 chromosome 9, arast.V10309.gnm1.PFL2, whole genome shotgun sequence contains the following coding sequences:
- the LOC130951469 gene encoding uncharacterized protein LOC130951469 isoform X2 → MGSLAMVAESEAKKKEGAMWLYPKVLGFNPSQRWGHSACFSNSLMYIFGGCCGGLHFSDVVCLDLEKMAWSKLTTTGEKPGPRDSHSAVLVGNKMIVFGGTDGFKKVNDTHILDLVTKEWIRPMCHGTPPSPRESHTATLVGDKRIVIFGGSGAGEANYLNDLHILDLRTMKWSSPLLKGEFPVPRDSHTTLAIGNKLVVYGGDCGDHYHGDLSMLDMETMTWSKLKIQGSSPGVRAGHAAVNIGTKVYIIGGVGDNRYYNDIWVFDICTCLWTQLDAGGQQPQGRFSHTAIVMDMDIAMFGGCGEDERPLNELLVLQLGGEHLIGGHNISMCKVFGTYWNQEKRTIPEADNNLNMPPTEGLGKWGCELVSEKAQPYQFDSGILQQKRRRIAAAKVWDVDSEQEEHSLSHSQHSSPSQSDQEQTPGQKVNASVMDSQRYHLFKHINRIPSNENGLSNKKSLSLNNVTQRSPQPPDLHLLDHQQKQEAADQKPVARGHVQHLIGAEVRGKVDGAFDSGLLMTATVNGRIFRGVLFAPGAGTSSAEPNCSLPCSFPSTHHQTLMNTNQVEILRHYSKQVANNNNNNNGRQDLIATRPFPIMRGTNNGSLSRDHNNNNSNKMRSDLQGLALTLGGPASSGNNA, encoded by the exons aTGGGGTCTTTGGCAATGGTAGCTGAAAGTGAAGCAAAGAAGAAGGAAGGAGCAATGTGGTTGTATCCAAAGGTTTTGGGTTTCAATCCTTCTCAAAGATGGGGTCACTCTGCTTGCTTCTCCAATTCCCTTATGTAtatctttggg GGCTGTTGTGGGGGGCTGCATTTCAGCGATGTTGTGTGTTTAGACCTCGAGAAAATGGCCTGGAGCAAGCTCACCACCACGGGCGAAAAGCCGGGACCTAGAGATAGCCACAGTGCTGTTCTTGTTGGGAACAAGATGATTGTGTTTGGTGGCACAGATGGCTTCAAGAAGGTAAATGACACTCACATCCTCGACCTTGTCACGAAAGAGTGGATTCGGCCAATGTGTCATGGGACTCCTCCTTCGCCGAGGGAGAGTCACACTGCCACTCTTGTTGGTGACAAGAGGATAGTTATCTTTGGTGGTAGCGGTGCAGGCGAGGCAAACTACTTGAATGATTTGCACATTCTAGACCTTAGAACAATGAAATGGAGTTCGCCTTTGTTGAAAGGCGAATTCCCTGTCCCCAGGGACAGTCACACAACTCTTGCAATAGGCAACAAGCTTGTTGTGTATGGCGGAGATTGCGGCGATCACTATCATGGGGATCTTAGTATGCTTGATATGGAAACAATGACTTGGTCAAAG TTGAAAATTCAAGGTTCTTCACCAGGAGTAAGGGCTGGTCATGCCGCCGTGAATATTGGTACCAAG GTGTACATCATTGGAGGAGTAGGAGATAACCGTTATTATAACGACATTTGGGTCTTTGATATCTGCACTTGTTTGTGGACTCAACTCGATGCTGGTGGTCAACAGCCGCAAGGGCGGTTTTCTCATACGGCCATTGTCATGGACATGGACATTGCCATGTTTGGCGG GTGTGGAGAAGACGAACGTCCTCTAAATGAATTGTTAGTATTGCAGCTTGGAGGGGAGCATCTGATCGGAGGCCATAACATTTCGATGTGCAAAGTTTTTGGAACTTATTGGAATCAAGAAAAGAGGACTATTCCAGAAGCAGATAACAACTTG AATATGCCACCAACAGAAGGACTAGGAAAATGGGGTTGTGAACTAGTTTCGGAGAAAGCGCAGCCTTATCAGTTTGATTCAG GTATTTTGCAacagaagagaagaagaattgcGGCTGCGAAGGTGTGGGATGTTGATTCAGAGCAAGAAGAGCATTCTCTTTCGCATTCGCAGCATTCTTCGCCATCTCAGTCCGATCAAGAACAGACCCCAGGTCAAAAGGTGAATGCATCCGTCATGGATTCGCAACGGTATCATTTGTTCAAACATATCAATAGAATTCCAAGCAATGAAAATGGCTTGAGTAATAAGAAATCTTTGAGTTTAAACAATGTCACACAAAGAAGTCCACAACCACCAGATCTTCATCTCCTAGATCATCAACAGAAACAAGAAGCCGCAGATCAGAAGCCGGTAGCGCGAGGACACGTTCAGCATCTG ATTGGTGCTGAAGTTCGAGGGAAGGTCGACGGAGCCTTCGATTCGGGGTTGCTCATGACTGCAACCGTGAATGGAAGAATTTTCAGAGGAGTGTTGTTTGCACCT GGAGCAGGAACAAGCAGTGCTGAGCCAAATTGTTCTTTACCATGTTCATTTCCTTCAACTCATCATCAAACATTGATGAACACAAACCAAGTAGAGATTTTGAGGCATTATTCCAAGCAGGTagctaacaataataataataataatggtagGCAAGATCTAATAGCTACTAGACCATTTCCAATAATGAGAGGCACTAATAATGGATCATTATCCAGAgaccataataataataatagtaataaaatGAGGAGTGATCTTCAAGGATTGGCTTTGACACTTGGAGGGCCTGCTAGTAGTGGCAACAATGCTTGA
- the LOC130951469 gene encoding uncharacterized protein LOC130951469 isoform X1 produces the protein MGSLAMVAESEAKKKEGAMWLYPKVLGFNPSQRWGHSACFSNSLMYIFGGCCGGLHFSDVVCLDLEKMAWSKLTTTGEKPGPRDSHSAVLVGNKMIVFGGTDGFKKVNDTHILDLVTKEWIRPMCHGTPPSPRESHTATLVGDKRIVIFGGSGAGEANYLNDLHILDLRTMKWSSPLLKGEFPVPRDSHTTLAIGNKLVVYGGDCGDHYHGDLSMLDMETMTWSKLKIQGSSPGVRAGHAAVNIGTKVYIIGGVGDNRYYNDIWVFDICTCLWTQLDAGGQQPQGRFSHTAIVMDMDIAMFGGRCGEDERPLNELLVLQLGGEHLIGGHNISMCKVFGTYWNQEKRTIPEADNNLNMPPTEGLGKWGCELVSEKAQPYQFDSGILQQKRRRIAAAKVWDVDSEQEEHSLSHSQHSSPSQSDQEQTPGQKVNASVMDSQRYHLFKHINRIPSNENGLSNKKSLSLNNVTQRSPQPPDLHLLDHQQKQEAADQKPVARGHVQHLIGAEVRGKVDGAFDSGLLMTATVNGRIFRGVLFAPGAGTSSAEPNCSLPCSFPSTHHQTLMNTNQVEILRHYSKQVANNNNNNNGRQDLIATRPFPIMRGTNNGSLSRDHNNNNSNKMRSDLQGLALTLGGPASSGNNA, from the exons aTGGGGTCTTTGGCAATGGTAGCTGAAAGTGAAGCAAAGAAGAAGGAAGGAGCAATGTGGTTGTATCCAAAGGTTTTGGGTTTCAATCCTTCTCAAAGATGGGGTCACTCTGCTTGCTTCTCCAATTCCCTTATGTAtatctttggg GGCTGTTGTGGGGGGCTGCATTTCAGCGATGTTGTGTGTTTAGACCTCGAGAAAATGGCCTGGAGCAAGCTCACCACCACGGGCGAAAAGCCGGGACCTAGAGATAGCCACAGTGCTGTTCTTGTTGGGAACAAGATGATTGTGTTTGGTGGCACAGATGGCTTCAAGAAGGTAAATGACACTCACATCCTCGACCTTGTCACGAAAGAGTGGATTCGGCCAATGTGTCATGGGACTCCTCCTTCGCCGAGGGAGAGTCACACTGCCACTCTTGTTGGTGACAAGAGGATAGTTATCTTTGGTGGTAGCGGTGCAGGCGAGGCAAACTACTTGAATGATTTGCACATTCTAGACCTTAGAACAATGAAATGGAGTTCGCCTTTGTTGAAAGGCGAATTCCCTGTCCCCAGGGACAGTCACACAACTCTTGCAATAGGCAACAAGCTTGTTGTGTATGGCGGAGATTGCGGCGATCACTATCATGGGGATCTTAGTATGCTTGATATGGAAACAATGACTTGGTCAAAG TTGAAAATTCAAGGTTCTTCACCAGGAGTAAGGGCTGGTCATGCCGCCGTGAATATTGGTACCAAG GTGTACATCATTGGAGGAGTAGGAGATAACCGTTATTATAACGACATTTGGGTCTTTGATATCTGCACTTGTTTGTGGACTCAACTCGATGCTGGTGGTCAACAGCCGCAAGGGCGGTTTTCTCATACGGCCATTGTCATGGACATGGACATTGCCATGTTTGGCGG CAGGTGTGGAGAAGACGAACGTCCTCTAAATGAATTGTTAGTATTGCAGCTTGGAGGGGAGCATCTGATCGGAGGCCATAACATTTCGATGTGCAAAGTTTTTGGAACTTATTGGAATCAAGAAAAGAGGACTATTCCAGAAGCAGATAACAACTTG AATATGCCACCAACAGAAGGACTAGGAAAATGGGGTTGTGAACTAGTTTCGGAGAAAGCGCAGCCTTATCAGTTTGATTCAG GTATTTTGCAacagaagagaagaagaattgcGGCTGCGAAGGTGTGGGATGTTGATTCAGAGCAAGAAGAGCATTCTCTTTCGCATTCGCAGCATTCTTCGCCATCTCAGTCCGATCAAGAACAGACCCCAGGTCAAAAGGTGAATGCATCCGTCATGGATTCGCAACGGTATCATTTGTTCAAACATATCAATAGAATTCCAAGCAATGAAAATGGCTTGAGTAATAAGAAATCTTTGAGTTTAAACAATGTCACACAAAGAAGTCCACAACCACCAGATCTTCATCTCCTAGATCATCAACAGAAACAAGAAGCCGCAGATCAGAAGCCGGTAGCGCGAGGACACGTTCAGCATCTG ATTGGTGCTGAAGTTCGAGGGAAGGTCGACGGAGCCTTCGATTCGGGGTTGCTCATGACTGCAACCGTGAATGGAAGAATTTTCAGAGGAGTGTTGTTTGCACCT GGAGCAGGAACAAGCAGTGCTGAGCCAAATTGTTCTTTACCATGTTCATTTCCTTCAACTCATCATCAAACATTGATGAACACAAACCAAGTAGAGATTTTGAGGCATTATTCCAAGCAGGTagctaacaataataataataataatggtagGCAAGATCTAATAGCTACTAGACCATTTCCAATAATGAGAGGCACTAATAATGGATCATTATCCAGAgaccataataataataatagtaataaaatGAGGAGTGATCTTCAAGGATTGGCTTTGACACTTGGAGGGCCTGCTAGTAGTGGCAACAATGCTTGA